Below is a window of Chitinophagales bacterium DNA.
TTAGAATGGCTCAATTTGGGCAGTAATCAATTAGAGGGAGCAATTCCTAACTTTAATCAAGCACCACAATTGACTCACCTTTACCTCAATGACAATCAACTCAATGGAGTGGTTCCAGACTTAGCGCATTTATCAAATTTGAAGATATGTTGGATTCAAAAAAATCAATTCACCTTCGATGGTTTGGAGGAAAACATTGCAGCCCAACTAAACAATCCAATTTTTGAGACTTTCCGATATGCACCCCAAAAAATGGCAGATTTGACAAAGACGAACGAAGATGTTTTGTTTATGCCCGCAGGAAATTCACCCAACAACCGCTACCATTGGTACAGAAATGGTCAATGGGTAGAAACTTCAACAGAGGATTTTTACATCGTTACGAGGGCGGGCGATTACCATTGCAACGTGACGAATGATGGGGTAAGTGATTTGAGTTTGCAGAGCAAAAGCGTTCATTTTGACCACAATAAATGCACCCTTGCAGAACCTTTTGCGCTACCTTCAATGGCAGCTTCAGAGTTTATTGGCCCTTTCAACAATCAAAATATGGGCAATCCCGTAGCAGCACATTCTTTGGCGGTTTGTTTTGAAGATGCTTCTTTGGATAATTTGTTGTGGTATGTTTTTGAGGGAAATGGCGAAATCTATAGTTTTTATATTCACGACAATGGGGCGGATGTGGAGAATGGATTGAAGGATGCACAAATCGCTGTTTATGAAGGTAGTTGTGGTGAATTGAACTTGTTGGTTTGCAACGACAATATGAGTTCTACGAGCAATCAGGCTTTGGCAACGCTGCAAACAGAAGCCAATCAGGTGTATTATTTGATGATTGACGGACGGGATGCTGCGGCAGGTGAATTTTTCATTGAAGCATGGCAGGGGGAAAGTATCTGGGCAGGCGATACAGACAATAATGGCGAGGTGAATCACCACGATTTGTTGGCGGTGGGTTTGGCTTATGGTTTTGAAGGTTCGAGTCGAACAAACACAAACAATGATTTTTTGCCGAAAGCATCTGAGGAATGGTTGTTTGAATTTAACAATGGCCTCAACTATCATTTTGCAGATGCAAATGGCGATGGAGAGGTGAATGACTTGGATGCAATGGCGATTCGTCAAAACTACAAACAACACCACGTTGCCTACAATGCTTCAACAGATGGATTTTCCCCGATTGAAGAATTTGGTATTCCACTTCAATTGACTGCTAATTTGATTGATACGATTCAAGAGGGTTATGAATATATGTTCCGCATCGGAACGGACGAAAACCATCCTGCTTTTGAAGATGTGCTGGGTGTTTCGATGACCATCGAAATTTTGGTGGCAGCAGATGTGCCTGATACGGTTTTTGTTCAAGCTCCTGTGATTTTTTATGAGGGTTCTGCTATTGGTACAAAAGGCTTAGATATGATGACTTTGGATAGCTTACAATTGTTGCAGCACAACCGCTATGAGTGGGATATTGCGATGGTCAGAAATGACCACAAGGGCGTGTCAACGGGTGGCGACTTGTGTACGATTGCCTGTATTTTTTCGGTGGGTAGTATTGATAAAAGTGGCGCAGATATTCCGATGATTGTCCGATTGAAGAATGTGAAGTTACTGAATGACAAGCAAAAACCTTTGGCGGTGCAATTGCCAAGTGTGCGTTTTGCGATTGGAGAAGTGGAAGAAGACTTGCCGACTGTCATTGAAGCAAATGCCCTTTCCCAACTGCAATTTTACCCCAACCCTTCTCGTGATTGGCTGCACATTTCGCCCCCTGTTGGTTTTTCTAATAAATTGAATGTAAGACTGTTTGATAAAAATGGGGCGGTGATTATGGAGAGCGAAGGTTTGGATTTGGATGTTCGAGATTTGCAGAAGGGTTTGTATTGGCTGCAATTGGAGGATTTGGAGAGTGGAGAGGTGACAAAAGGTGTGAAGGTGGTCGTAATGTGACATCTTTCAAATATCGCTGTGTTTTTCAAACGACGGCAAATTTTCGCTACAAAAAAATATCATAAAATATAAACAAAAATAACATGAGACAATTTTTACAAATTTCGTGGATGGGCTTTTTGTGCCTGCAAGTCACTATTTTGATACAGGCACAATGCCCTCCAATTGCAGGAACAGACACGCTTTTGTGTGGATTCACAGCAACTTTGATGGCTACTCCCGAAGGCGGTACATGGTCAATTGTTTGCGATGAAAGTGTGGGTGTGGTGGAATTTGAAGATGCGAATAGTACGGAAACTTCGGTAACGGTCAGCGAATGTGGGGTTTATACCTTTGTGTACACAATGGACACGCCTGAATGTGCCGCAGAAGATACGGTGAAAGTGGGCTTTGAAGACCCAAGCGATAATGTAGTTTCGGGTGGTTTGGAAATCGGTTTGGAGGTGGATTACGGCTGTCCTGGTGGGGGTTCTGCTGACTGCTCCAACACGATAACGATTGCAGGAACGGGACCGCCGACTTTTGATTGGAGTTTGGATTTGCTGCAAGAATGTTGCCCGATGTTGTACGAAACCATCGTTGAAAATCCTTTGAGCGATTGTGAGGCGCAAAACATTGCAGTGAATATCCTTACACCTGACGAATGTACAGTCAGCGAGGCGAATTGGTCGGGTGGTCAAGGGGATTTGGTGAATGTGGATTCGGTGGTTGTGACGGCTAATTTCTTCGATATTTTCTTGCCTTTGCTGGGTGATTTGGGGTCTTGCGGTGCGATTGGAGGTGAATGCTCTTTTGAAGGTTTGGGGGATG
It encodes the following:
- a CDS encoding T9SS type A sorting domain-containing protein; amino-acid sequence: MNTLQTITFPLFILLLSLPSMAQVSESDSLALVALYETTNGKNWMDNSGWLEGEIEDWKGITLDETKNRIISLSLSNNNLTGVLPNLNLPNLKWLNLSGNDIEGNIPNFNLPSLENLSLSGNKLEGEIPNFSVMPKLQLLSLADNQLTAAIPSFDQLPNLEWLNLGSNQLEGAIPNFNQAPQLTHLYLNDNQLNGVVPDLAHLSNLKICWIQKNQFTFDGLEENIAAQLNNPIFETFRYAPQKMADLTKTNEDVLFMPAGNSPNNRYHWYRNGQWVETSTEDFYIVTRAGDYHCNVTNDGVSDLSLQSKSVHFDHNKCTLAEPFALPSMAASEFIGPFNNQNMGNPVAAHSLAVCFEDASLDNLLWYVFEGNGEIYSFYIHDNGADVENGLKDAQIAVYEGSCGELNLLVCNDNMSSTSNQALATLQTEANQVYYLMIDGRDAAAGEFFIEAWQGESIWAGDTDNNGEVNHHDLLAVGLAYGFEGSSRTNTNNDFLPKASEEWLFEFNNGLNYHFADANGDGEVNDLDAMAIRQNYKQHHVAYNASTDGFSPIEEFGIPLQLTANLIDTIQEGYEYMFRIGTDENHPAFEDVLGVSMTIEILVAADVPDTVFVQAPVIFYEGSAIGTKGLDMMTLDSLQLLQHNRYEWDIAMVRNDHKGVSTGGDLCTIACIFSVGSIDKSGADIPMIVRLKNVKLLNDKQKPLAVQLPSVRFAIGEVEEDLPTVIEANALSQLQFYPNPSRDWLHISPPVGFSNKLNVRLFDKNGAVIMESEGLDLDVRDLQKGLYWLQLEDLESGEVTKGVKVVVM